Proteins found in one Micropterus dolomieu isolate WLL.071019.BEF.003 ecotype Adirondacks linkage group LG12, ASM2129224v1, whole genome shotgun sequence genomic segment:
- the LOC123980914 gene encoding programmed cell death 1 ligand 1-like isoform X3 — MDKFLFLLVLLSPAASDVVRVKPGNDVILPCQAGEASIRAVEWSRPDLEPEYVLFYRDGRSDPIQQHPSFKDRVQLVDRELKDGDVSLILKNVSSNDAGTYECRVATEGSRRKRAAIETEPIRIIQLEVSGSNSGDVEEGNYRLYYGLGAAFVLFPLKTAEK, encoded by the exons ATGGATAAGTTCTTGTTCCTGTTGGTCCTTCTGTCTCCAGCAGCTTCTG ATGTGGTACGAGTGAAACCTGGAAATGACGTCATTCTGCCATGTCAGGCTGGTGAAGCCTCCATCAGAGCTGTAGAGTGGAGCAGACCTGACCTGGAGCCAGAGTACGTCCTCTTTTACAGAGATGGACGCTCAGATCCAATCCAGCAGCATCCATCCTTTAAGGACCGGGTGCAGCTGGTGGACAGAGAGCTGAAGGACGGAGACGTGTCTTTAATTCTGAAGAACGTGAGCAGCAACGACGCTGGAACATACGAGTGTCGAGTTGCAACAGAAGGATCAAGACGTAAGAGAGCCGCCATTGAGACTGAGCCAATCAGAATCATCCAGCTGGAGGTTTCAG GGTCCAACAGCGGAGACGTCGAGGAGGGAAACTATAGACTTTACTACGGACTGGGAGCAGCTTTTGTTCTG TTTCCCCTCAAGACTGCAGAGAAGTGA
- the LOC123980914 gene encoding coxsackievirus and adenovirus receptor-like isoform X2, whose protein sequence is MDKFLFLLVLLSPAASDVVRVKPGNDVILPCQAGEASIRAVEWSRPDLEPEYVLFYRDGRSDPIQQHPSFKDRVQLVDRELKDGDVSLILKNVSSNDAGTYECRVATEGSRRKRAAIETEPIRIIQLEVSGSNSGDVEEGNYRLYYGLGAAFVLVCSAAVVGLVVGWKYKKHTDKKTKPDETVNEQAL, encoded by the exons ATGGATAAGTTCTTGTTCCTGTTGGTCCTTCTGTCTCCAGCAGCTTCTG ATGTGGTACGAGTGAAACCTGGAAATGACGTCATTCTGCCATGTCAGGCTGGTGAAGCCTCCATCAGAGCTGTAGAGTGGAGCAGACCTGACCTGGAGCCAGAGTACGTCCTCTTTTACAGAGATGGACGCTCAGATCCAATCCAGCAGCATCCATCCTTTAAGGACCGGGTGCAGCTGGTGGACAGAGAGCTGAAGGACGGAGACGTGTCTTTAATTCTGAAGAACGTGAGCAGCAACGACGCTGGAACATACGAGTGTCGAGTTGCAACAGAAGGATCAAGACGTAAGAGAGCCGCCATTGAGACTGAGCCAATCAGAATCATCCAGCTGGAGGTTTCAG GGTCCAACAGCGGAGACGTCGAGGAGGGAAACTATAGACTTTACTACGGACTGGGAGCAGCTTTTGTTCTGGTTTGTTCAGCTGCTGTTGTTGGATTGGTTGTTGGctggaaatataaaaaacatacgGACAAGAAAACCAAACCTGATGAAACAGTGAATGAACAGGCCCTCTGA